The following DNA comes from Croceicoccus sp. YJ47.
GCGAGCGGCGAACGAGGCGTTTCTCTATGGCTGGCTGCGCTCGCGGGTGGCGCTGTGAACGTGCTGGCGCCGGTCTGGGCCAAAGTGCTGGGGGCAGGGGCACTGGCTCTGGCCGCCGCGCTGGCGTGGGCCATGCTGGTGACGATCCCGTCGCTGCAGGCGCGCCTCGATGCAGAGACGAAGGCGCATCGCGACACGAAGCGTGATTACACTGCCGCACGGAACGCTGCGGCCGCGCAGGCCGAGCGGCAGGCGCGCGCTGCCGAGACCCGGTTCAACCGATTGAGAAAGGAATCCGATGATCGACTGGACGAGGCGAGCGTGCAGGCGATGGCCCGCGCTGATGCTTATATCGCTCGCAGCCGCGTGCGGTGCGAAGGTGGAGCCGCTGCCGGTGGCGCCTACCGAACCGATCTGCCCCGCACCGCCGAGCCCGCCACGCGCGCTGATCGACCCGATCGATCTACCGAGTTGGTGGGAGCCGGGCTGATCGGCCCGGACCTGGTGGTGGTGCCGGCAGAGGATGTGCGGATCTGCACGGCAAATACGGCGCGGCTGATTGAGGCGCGGGAGTGGGCGGCGGGGGTGGAGTGAGGGCAGCGGCTTTGCGCCCCAAATTCGGTCATTCGGCTTGTTGGTTCGCTGCCCCAAAAGCTGACACTTTCACGATCCTAACGCCATAAGAAAACTCCAGCTGACTGCGTAAGAAATCCATGCGGAAGGTTGCGCTTAAGCACCCCTCGCTCCATGACTGCCGCCGTTCCTTCTCGAACTACGCCATGCGTGAGTGCCGAATTGGCAAGTTCGAGACCGACTTGCTCAGGCGAAGCAAGCGACTGAAGATCGTGGCACTCGGACGCTTGTCGGAAAGGACGTAAGCCTATCAAAAGTGGGCTTGCCCCTAAATGACGCCGTGCGCTTTCCCCGCTAGCAGTAGCGGCGTGGCGAAGCTGCTGCCAAGTTGATAGACCTTCCAAACCGATTCCGCTGTGTCGCCCCAACTCTTAGCCTCATCGGCCTTTTTCTTGAACTTCGTTAAAATTCCCCAAAGGCCTTTAACCCGGTTTATTCATGAGGCCGCAGCAGCGAAGTGGATGGGCCTTGATCTGACGTTGGCGGCGTAGTCCGGGCGAGCGTCTTCGACGGCATTTTTCACCGCGTCAGGATCAATGGGCTTTTCGAGGTTGATGGAATGGAGCTCGGAGTTCGGCGGCACAGCCGCACCGCCTAAGTAGGTGCAGGCCTGAGATTGGTGGCGATGGCTTTCAAAACGGAGGCATCGGGACAGGCTGACGCGAAGGCGACACGGATGCGAGTGGCGCTCTCAATGACGCGGGCAGCGACCTTGAGCAGCCTGAGGCGCAACGTTGCGAACTCGGCGGTCGCGAGCGAGGCTGCCTTGGGGATTTCCTGCTGAATGCGCCACAGGAGCCAGTATGCGGCGGTGTGCAGGATGAGGCGCATCTGATTGGCGTTGGGAGAGCGGCACGAGGTGCGATCGCTGGCCAGCTGGGTCTTGTGCAGCTTGATCAGGTTTTCGGCCTGACCGCGCGCGCAGTAGAGCGTATCATAGATGTGCTCGAGCCTTCGGTCAGCGAAGTGACGACATAGCGGATGTCCATGCCCATCGTACTGGCCTCGATCCGGGCGACGACGCGGCGCTGGCACTTCCAGCTTTTGGCCCCGTAGCGGGTCTCGGCATAGGTGCGCAGGACCGGGTACTGGCGCTGAGCGCGTTTGACCGCACAGGCATCGGCGGCAACGACGATTTCGGGATCGGCGCGTAGCACGGCGTTGGTCGGCAGGCCGAACACGTAGTCGACGCCGCAACCCTCGCAGACGGCCATGACCTCGGGCCGCCCATAGTGCCCGTCGCCGCGGATGGTGATGTGCGTTTCGGGCCATTGCCGGATGTGGCGCACGAGGCGCCGGATGTGACCGGCAGCTTCAACACCAGACGGTGTCTTGCCGGTGCGCAGCAGCATCGCCACCGGTACCAGTGGCGGTGTCGTAGACATGGATCGGCAGGAAGCAACGCTCGCCATGATGACCATTCCAGAACGACAACTGCTGATAGCCATGGACGACATCGCAGGTATCATCGATATCCAGCGTCACCGCCGCCGGCAGGGCCGGATAGCTGGCGCAGTAGATGTCGATCATCGCGGCCAGCATCTTCGCCAACTCGCGCGTGATCGGTGCATTCTCCCACCGGCTCATCGTCGGTTGGCTGGCCAGCCCCGCGCCCGATCCCGGCAGCTTGCCCAGGGCCAGGCGGAAGCCCGGATCGTCGCGCAGGGCATCGAGATCGTCGGCATCCTCATAGCCGCAGGCGATCGCGAACACGCGGGCACGCAGGATGTCGTCGAGGCGATGGATCACCCGCGCAGGATCGCGCGGATCGGCAATGCAAGTCGCAAGCCGCTGGCAGATACCCATCGCGCGCTCGGCCTGCGACAGCAACAGAACGCCGCCGTCCGAAGTGAGCCGACCACCGTCGAACGCGGCTGTGACTTTCTTGCGGTCGACCGCTGGGAATCGGAAGGGGCTTGCGATATCGTCGTTCATGGCGGGTGTGGCCTGTGGCATTTTCTGCCCTGCAGCAGGGCCGGTGTAGACACCCAGTTCCTAATTCAGATCAGAGGCTTATGCCACTCCCGCCAACCCTTCGTAGCCAACCCCGTGAATAAGACGGGTTAAGGACCGCCGAAGAGTCCACGTTTCCGGTATCAGAGAACTGAAACTTGGAAGCCTCGTACACGATCATCACCTCGCGGAAGGCGACCAGCGCGTAACCCGAGCCCATCCAACCGATCTTCTCTAGCTGGAAGCGGAAGGCCAAAAGCCCATCCGTGATGGCTTGGCGAACGAACGCCGGGCCTTGGTCGCTGGTTTTTAACTCCTCGAGATACGCATCGATAAGCTCAAGGAACTCGGCGACTTCCTGCTCGGTGAGCTTGGGATAGCGGACCTCTGCCCGAACGATGGGCGATAGGTACTGAAGAGGTCGCCTATGGTCCTTCATTAGGATCATACCGCCTCTTACATCATTCCAAGCGACCCGCAACGCCGCGCCTGTGCAACCATCCTTGAAACGGGACAGGTCTTCCAGCGCGCTGGCCTTGTGGTCATCATCCATGGTATTCGACTGCTTCACGACTTTGGCGACGAGGTCGGCTCGCTCTAAGATGCACGCGATGATCTTAACGAAGTCTGTGGACCAGACTTTGACCCCAAACGAGTTCGCAAGAAATGCCTCGCCCGCTACGTTGTCGCTGTGGGTCAGGCGCTCTGCAATCTCCGCCAGTTCACGCGCGGGATCAGTTACCGTTGTCACTATCGGACCTTTCTTATCGAATGCACCGCCAGAACGTTGCACACAAAACGCACGCCGCTCCAGCGGGCACTTAGGGCTGTCAGAAAGTACTGTATCAGGAACAGCGCTCCCGCGAGCAACACTGCGCCTCCAGCAATGCCCACGAAATGGAGCGCCACAGGAACTAGAACAATCAGGGGCAGCGAGAGCGCGGCCATATCGCGATACAGCAGGAAGTTGCGGTGTGCGTCACGAACGTTCGGCTCGGTCGGCACCTGCTTATAGAGCTTGTACCACTTGGCGTTCTGCTCTGCGGGTTCCGAAGGGAAGGGGCCTACGTTCTTCTTCAGCGCAGTCATATCTATGCGCTGGTCACGAGGCGCATACCTTGTGAATGCTCGACAACCCGGTAGCGCGTCTTGCACCTTCCAGAACACGATGCTGGACTTCACTTCATGCGGCAGGACATTCACTAGCAGCAGCACGACGACCGGCAAAACGGCTGTGCTAAGCACCCTCCCGACGCCTAGCTCGGTAAGGGTCACGCCGCGTGCGAGTTCCGGTGCCACAAACAGGAAGGTCGCCAGAACGTCAGCACCTGCGAGTAGGACTAACCACTTCATGTTCTGTCTCTTGAGTGATGCGCCCAACGTTTCGCTCATCCGGCACACTCCGTATCGATGAAGTAGTGTCCATCGTGGACGGTGAACTGAATGTGGCCGTCGCGGCGGGTTGTCAGGACGTGCCGGTCTTTCATCGTCGAACGGACGCGCACACCGCCTTCGCGAACGACGCGGCGATAGTCCGGCACCATACCCCGCTGCGTCTCGTGCTTGATCGGCTTATCCGAGATGACCACGGCATCCGGCGTAAAGTAGTTGAACGCCTCTTCGCAATAGCCGTTCTCCCGACCGTGGTGCGAAGCTACCAGAACGTTCGTGCCAACCAGTTCGGCGCGGAAATCTGGCCGCTGCAACAAGGCGAGCCAACCAGCCTTCTCTAGGTCGCCGGGGAACAGGATCTTGAACCCACTGAACTTGATGAAGACGACCAGGCTGAGGTCGTTCGTCTTAGTGAAGGCGGGGTAGTTGTTCCAAAAGAGAGAAGCTTCGATTCCGCCCATGTGGGCATCAAACGGGTACTCAGTCGGCGTGTTGTACGTTTCGCAAGCATCCACGTACCAGTGCGCATCTCTGGTGAGCGGGCCAGAGATCAGTTTCAAGTCATGCATCTGCAAGCCCGAGTAGGAGGGATTTCGGACCAGCGTTTGCACATGAACGCCGTCATCCTGTAACCCGCGAAGGTCGGACATGTGGTCTTGGTCGGCGTTGGTGATAAACAGGTAGTCCAGCACGTCCCGGCCTAGGCCGTGTCGAATGTAGCTGCTGGGGCGGAAGTCTGAACCTGACCCCGAATCAATCATCGCTAACCGGCCCCCGAGCAAGCCGGTCACGTGCTGCACCATGGCGCAAGCGCCGTGCTGAACATCCCAGATGCGCAGCCGCATCTCCCCCCGTAACGTCATGCCGTTTCCTAACACAGACAAGCCTGTCGTTTCCTAACACAGACAAGCCTGTCGTTCAGATAAGAACGCAACGTGAACATTCAAGTATTTGTGGATGACCACGACTGGCGCAACTTACGACAGCCTTATGAGCGAGGCGTAAGCACCCGCAACGAACGTCTAGACCGGCCCGCAAGGTGTTGTTTCGTGGGTGAAAAGTGGTGGACGCACTCGGGTTCGAACCTAGAATCCGCTGATGAAGAGTCAGCTGCTCGATGGCAGCTTTTGCCGATCTGTCATCAAATGAGGACGGTCAACTGTCGGCCCACTAATCGCCATTGCATATGTCGCAGAGCGCAACCTCGTCAGTAATCACGCCGTCATTGATCCCGAATGGATTTTGGCAGTGAATACAGATCGCAACTGGCTTCGAACGATAAAGGCGTTCCCGCCGATGCTCTCGCGCGCGTTTCTCCTCATGCCAGCGGCGTTTTTCTTCATCGGTGAACGGCATGGTCCATTCCTATCCATTACCGCGTGAAACTAAGCAAGAGGGCATTATCGTCGGCTTTGCTCGTCGCACCGCTAGATAAGGGCTGGCAGAATTGGTCGATCCAAATATCACGATCTCTGGCAAGCACTGCGTCATACCCATCTCTGCTCGGTGCGTTCGATCAAGAAACTTTGATTCGAAAGTCCGAAAATATCGTTTTGGTCCGGTGCAGATTCTAACCAATTTGCTCGCTTATCCGCTGCGATAACAACCGGCATCCGATCATGAATGGGTGCGACTTGCGGCGAAGCGTCTGTCATGATCATCGAATAGACCGGCCCCCATTCCGCGCTGTCGCGCCAGATGCCAGCGCAAGTGAAGATTGGCTGATCACGCATGTTGAACCAGGTGCGGGTCTTCGCGTTCTTCGGACCTTCCGCTTCGGTGAAGGTGGTGAGGGGGATCAGGCAGCGACGCTCGCGAAAACTGGCACGCCAGAACGGGCTGTCCAGCTTATCGGCGCGCGTGTTGTTCACTGGTTTGGGTTTCAGCAGCTGTCCCGACTTTCCCTTTCGGACGAGCGGGAATCCCCAAGTCATCGTTCGCAATCCGCTGCCATCGAAGACAAGGCCGGGATAGCCCGGAAAGATCTCGGTCGAAAGGTTATTGCCTGCCGCTGCGTCGGTGCCGAACATTTGCGCGACCTCGCCGGCGGCGGCGCTCATGCGATAGAGATTACACATGGCTGGGCGCGATCATCGCCGCGAAAGCTTCGGCTGCTTTCAAGCCCTGGATCAGGAAGACGTTGTCGTGCCGCTGCAGCTGATCGTTTGCGCGTGGGCTGAGGAAACGCTTCACCTCGATCGCCACGTCGTGCTCCGGTAAATGATCATTGAGCACGGGCTTTCTCTTTCGGGTGGTGAAAGGGACGAGCATGAGGAATGCACAGTCGACCAGCTGCGGGGCAACCTGTTCGCGAATGTCCTCAAGCGACCGCGGGTCGACTTCAGGCGCATCCTCAAACCAAAGCGCGAGCGCTTGGCGCGCATTTCCGGCAATATCGTCCAATTTATCTGCGCCAGAAAAACATCCCGGCACATCGGGGAAGGCCACGCCATAGGCGGTGTCGGGGTCTTTATGCACGAGGGCATAAAAATGGTCATCGCCCGTTCTCCAAATGTTCTAATGCCCCGCGATGCGAATCAAGCTGGAAACCATCTCCGACTTTGCCCGGCGCGGCTACCGGATCCGCATATCCTGTCGCTGCGGGCATGTGGTGGTGCATGAACCCTTGGCGTTGCTGCGCGCGCTGCCTCGCAACATGTCGCCCCGCATCGAGGCGATCGAGGATCGGCTGAAATGCAGCAACTGCGGCGCAAGGGGAGGGGCGATCAGTCCTGCGGAGTAGGCTGGCCGACATAGCCCATCTCGTGCAGTAGCTCGGCCATTTCCTGCAAGCGAATGTGCAGCCAAGTGGTGTCCGGACTGATCGGGCCGGTAGATATTTTCAGCTGTCCCGCCAAGTGGAAAATGCGCTTCTTCGTGGCTTCGTCGTATTTCATGTGTCGACCATAGCCAGCTCGTACTGGCCCGAATACCCGTCATATTCCCTGCGTCTGTCTGAGAGGTTGGGGAGACCGAGCGTACACCGATTTATCTTAAGACCTTGAGCTAGAGCCGGCCCGCGAGGGTGCGGTAAGTTTGCGGTAAAAGAGATCAAAATCTCCCCTTTGTTCTGTCTACGTTCTCAAATCCGTAAGTTTCGAAATGGCGGGAATCTCGGAAAAACGGACCACGGCATTTCAATGGCATTGTAGAGGTCAGGGGTTCGATCCCCCTCGGCTCCACCATTTTTCTTATCCCTCCTTATATCTGCGAAATGCATGCGGCCTTCGGGCGCCGCGCGTCTGATGCGTTTTGCCTGCGCTTGTGCAATTTGCCCGGCTGCGTCTTGCGCCCGCGTGCGCGATCCCTATGCACGGCCAAAGCTTAAAGGGAGGCAGAAATGGCGCGTCGATACTGGCTGATGAAGTCCGAGCCCGATGTCTATTCGTGGGACGATCTGGTGGAGCAGGGCGAAGGCACCTGGGACGGCGTCCGCAATCACAAGGCGAAAAACAATCTGATCGCGATGAAAAAGGGCGATCAGGCGTTCTTCTATCACTCGAATATCGGGCTGGAGATCGTCGGCATCGTCGAGATCAGCGAGGATGGCATCACCGATCCGACCGATGAAACCGGCAAATGGGCCGCGGTGAAGGTGAAACCCGTTCGCAAGCTCGAAAACCCGGTCACGTTGAAGCAGGTCAAGGCCACACCCGAACTTGAGGAAATGGAGCTGGTGAAGCTCTCCCGGCTTTCGGTGGGCGAAGTTCGTCCGGAGGAATGGAAGCTCATCCTCAAGATGGCGCAGGATTGAACGCCGACTCCGCACCGTCCCGAATCGAGACAGGCTCGCGCGA
Coding sequences within:
- a CDS encoding ComEC/Rec2 family competence protein, with the protein product MRLRIWDVQHGACAMVQHVTGLLGGRLAMIDSGSGSDFRPSSYIRHGLGRDVLDYLFITNADQDHMSDLRGLQDDGVHVQTLVRNPSYSGLQMHDLKLISGPLTRDAHWYVDACETYNTPTEYPFDAHMGGIEASLFWNNYPAFTKTNDLSLVVFIKFSGFKILFPGDLEKAGWLALLQRPDFRAELVGTNVLVASHHGRENGYCEEAFNYFTPDAVVISDKPIKHETQRGMVPDYRRVVREGGVRVRSTMKDRHVLTTRRDGHIQFTVHDGHYFIDTECAG
- a CDS encoding SOS response-associated peptidase encodes the protein MSAAAGEVAQMFGTDAAAGNNLSTEIFPGYPGLVFDGSGLRTMTWGFPLVRKGKSGQLLKPKPVNNTRADKLDSPFWRASFRERRCLIPLTTFTEAEGPKNAKTRTWFNMRDQPIFTCAGIWRDSAEWGPVYSMIMTDASPQVAPIHDRMPVVIAADKRANWLESAPDQNDIFGLSNQSFLIERTEQRWV
- a CDS encoding type II toxin-antitoxin system HicB family antitoxin produces the protein MHKDPDTAYGVAFPDVPGCFSGADKLDDIAGNARQALALWFEDAPEVDPRSLEDIREQVAPQLVDCAFLMLVPFTTRKRKPVLNDHLPEHDVAIEVKRFLSPRANDQLQRHDNVFLIQGLKAAEAFAAMIAPSHV
- a CDS encoding EVE domain-containing protein — encoded protein: MARRYWLMKSEPDVYSWDDLVEQGEGTWDGVRNHKAKNNLIAMKKGDQAFFYHSNIGLEIVGIVEISEDGITDPTDETGKWAAVKVKPVRKLENPVTLKQVKATPELEEMELVKLSRLSVGEVRPEEWKLILKMAQD